From Motacilla alba alba isolate MOTALB_02 chromosome 20, Motacilla_alba_V1.0_pri, whole genome shotgun sequence, the proteins below share one genomic window:
- the CCN5 gene encoding CCN family member 5 isoform X1, which yields MRLQLEKQLLFLSLLCVLSKVCAQLCRTPCYCPWVPPRCPRGSPLVLDGCGCCKVCARRLGEPCDFLHVCDQSQGLVCDYSSASAGTGGTCNFEDDEEGCEVNGRLYRDGEVFQPSCKIQCHCLDGGFNCIPLCQEDVRLPTPDCPFPRRVEMPGKCCPEWICEAQDQHLPRDARAAPGAVSPALRYPCPQWGTEWSACSATCGLGFASRVSNQNRYCRLETQRRLCTARPCPALPAALPARGRGGRL from the exons GtttgtgcccagctgtgccgGACACCATGCTACTGCCCCTGGGTGCCaccccgctgcccccgcgggTCCCCCCTGGTCCTGgatggctgtggctgctgcaagGTCTGTGCTCGGCGCCTGGGAGAGCCCTGCGACTTCCTGCACGTCTGTGACCAGAGCCAGGGCCTCGTCTGTGACTACAGCTCAGCATCTGCGGGGACGGGAGGCACCTGCAACT TTGAAGACGATGAGGAGGGCTGCGAGGTGAACGGCCGGCTCTATCGAGACGGGGAGgttttccagcccagctgcaaaATCCAGTGCCATTGCTTGGACGGGGGCTTCAACTGCATCCCGCTGTGCCAGGAGGATGTGCGGCTGCCCACCCCGGACTGCCCCTTCCCCCGGCGCGTGGAGATGCCAGGGAAGTGCTGCCCGGAGTGGATCTGTGAAGCCCAGGACCAGCACCTCCCCCGGGATGCCAGGGCAG CCCCCGGGGCAGTGTCCCCAGCGCTGCGGTACCCCTGCCCGCAGTGGGGCACGGAGTGGAGCGCCTGCTCGGCCACCTGCGGGCTGGGCTTTGCCAGCCGCGTGTCCAACCAGAACCGCTACTGCCGGCTGGAGACCCAGCGGCGGCTCTGCACGGCCCGACcctgcccggcgctgcccgcggcgcTCCCGGCG aggggaagaggaggtCGTTTGTAG
- the KCNK15 gene encoding potassium channel subfamily K member 15: MKRQNLRTAALILCIFSYLLVGAAVFDALESEAESGRKRLLEQKRGELRRKYRFSADDYRELERLVLQAEPHRAGRQWKFAGSFYFAITVITTIGYGHAAPGTDAGKVFCMFYAILGIPLTLVMFQSLGERMNTVVRLLLKKIKKCLGMRTTHVSMENMVLVGFLSCMGTLCIGAAAFSYFEGWTFFHAYYYCFITLTTIGFGDFVALQKNEALQKKPPYVAFSFMYILVGLTVIGAFLNLVVLRFLTMNSEDERRDAEERASLRRARNNIHLKPKEDSRSSNAIFLPAEDRTSQMNLIPLVQEDAERQRRQSAISAAEVPSFCTCLCYRPRVCGSPAPSHPETLSCHTNPVYYNSISYKIDEVSLSTRGQTGSSPGSTLSSSSPRCRQHPRLRRRSI; this comes from the exons ATGAAGCGGCAGAACCTGCGCACGGCCGCGCTCATCCTCTGCATCTTCTCCTACCTGCTGGTGGGCGCCGCGGTCTTCGATGCGCTGGAGTCGGAGGCGGAGAGCGGCCGCAAgcggctgctggagcagaagcGCGGCGAGCTGCGGAGGAAGTACCGCTTCTCCGCCGACGATTACCGGGAGCTGGAGCGGCTGGTGCTGCAGGCCGAGCCGCACCGCGCCGGTCGCCAGTGGAAGTTCGCCGGCTCCTTCTACTTCGCCATCACGGTCATCACCACCATCG GTTATGGGCACgctgctccaggcacagatGCTGGCAAAGTCTTCTGCATGTTCTACGCCATCCTGGGCATCCCCCTGACGCTGGTCATGTTCCAGAGCCTGGGGGAGCGCATGAACACCGTCGTGCGGCTTCTGCTCAAGAAGATCAAGAAGTGTCTGGGCATGAGGACGACCCATGTCTCCATGGAGAACATGGTCCTGGTGGGCTTTCTGTCCTGCATGGGCACCCTGTGCATCGGCGCCGCAGCCTTCTCTTATTTCGAGGGCTGGACGTTCTTCCATGCCTATTACTACTGCTTCATAACCTTGACCACTATTGGCTTTGGAGACTTTGTGGCTCTGCAGAAGAACGAGGCTTTGCAGAAGAAGCCCCCGTACGTGGCTTTCAGCTTCATGTACATCCTGGTGGGCCTGACCGTCATCGGCGCCTTCCTCAACCTGGTGGTGCTGCGGTTCCTCACCATGAACTCGGAGGACGAGCGGCGCGACGCCGAAGAGCGAGCCTCGCTGAGGAGAGCCCGCAACAACATCCACCTCAAGCCAAAAGAGGACAGCCGCAGCAGCAACGCCATTTTTCTCCCTGCGGAGGACAGGACGAGCCAGATGAACCTGATCCCGCTGGTGCAGGAGGACGCGGAGAGGCAGCGGCGCCAGTCGGCCATCTCGGCGGCCGAGGTGCCGTCCTTCTGCACGTGCCTGTGCTACAGACCCCGGGTGTGTGGCAGCCCGGCGCCCTCCCACCCCGAGACCCTGAGCTGCCACACCAACCCCGTGTATTACAACTCCATTTCCTACAAAATCGACGAGGTGTCCCTGAGCACGCGGGGTCAGACCGGCTCTTCCCCGGGGAGCACTTTGTCTTCCAGCAGCCCTCGCTGCCGGCAGCACCCCCGGCTGCGGAGGAGATCCATCTAG
- the CCN5 gene encoding CCN family member 5 isoform X2 codes for MRLQLEKQLLFLSLLCVLSKVCAQLCRTPCYCPWVPPRCPRGSPLVLDGCGCCKVCARRLGEPCDFLHVCDQSQGLVCDYSSASAGTGGTCNFEDDEEGCEVNGRLYRDGEVFQPSCKIQCHCLDGGFNCIPLCQEDVRLPTPDCPFPRRVEMPGKCCPEWICEAQDQHLPRDARAEGKRRSFVAVPAPDSPWSQRLIPAKSLAQIHGPVVTVKMEGVSTGKTEKK; via the exons GtttgtgcccagctgtgccgGACACCATGCTACTGCCCCTGGGTGCCaccccgctgcccccgcgggTCCCCCCTGGTCCTGgatggctgtggctgctgcaagGTCTGTGCTCGGCGCCTGGGAGAGCCCTGCGACTTCCTGCACGTCTGTGACCAGAGCCAGGGCCTCGTCTGTGACTACAGCTCAGCATCTGCGGGGACGGGAGGCACCTGCAACT TTGAAGACGATGAGGAGGGCTGCGAGGTGAACGGCCGGCTCTATCGAGACGGGGAGgttttccagcccagctgcaaaATCCAGTGCCATTGCTTGGACGGGGGCTTCAACTGCATCCCGCTGTGCCAGGAGGATGTGCGGCTGCCCACCCCGGACTGCCCCTTCCCCCGGCGCGTGGAGATGCCAGGGAAGTGCTGCCCGGAGTGGATCTGTGAAGCCCAGGACCAGCACCTCCCCCGGGATGCCAGGGCAG aggggaagaggaggtCGTTTGTAGCTGTGCCCGCCCCGGATTCACCCTGGAGCCAACGCCTCATCCCGGCAAAGAGTCTGGCACAAATCCATGGCCCTGTGGTTACGGTGAAGATGGAGGGTGTTTCCactgggaaaacagagaagaaatga
- the LOC119710335 gene encoding P2Y purinoceptor 1-like has translation MAADALSTWWPGNGTRAPCPVDSAFAQRFLPAVYLTVIPLGLLGNGLGLWHLCTGPRDGGRQPLSLLVGNLGLADLLYVSTLPFLVSYYRRGRVWIFGQPWCRLTRSLFHLNLYASIGFLTCISIHRYLGIVHPLKARGRCQGAASSVWLSVAVWVWVIAQIAPDLAFSKADGNRTQCHDTTGQEHLDVYLPYTFAVTVTGFVIPFLIIIGCYCHVVFVLCRNDSVDPSLRRRSIGLVILVMVLFSICFLPYHIFRNLNLFFRWRPQGSCTQASRDVYVSYQVTRGLASLNSALNPLLYVITSKDWRSRVRTIRQRARQCLRPPFRSKTSCQAAEKKRNDILCKGEASNEL, from the coding sequence ATGGCCGCGGACGCTCTCTCCACGTGGTGGCCCGGCAATGGCACTCGGGCTCCTTGCCCCGTGGATTCCGCCTTCGCCCAGCGCTTCCTGCCCGCCGTGTACCTGACCGTGAtccccctggggctgctgggcaacgggctggggctgtggcacctCTGCACGGGGCCCCGCGACGGCGGCCGCCagcccctcagcctgctggTGGGCAACCTGGGGCTGGCGGACCTGCTCTACGTCAGCACCCTGCCCTTCCTCGTCAGCTACTACCGGCGAGGCAGAGTGTGGATCTTCGGGCAGCCCTGGTGCCGCCTCACCCGCAGCCTCTTCCACCTCAACCTCTACGCCAGCATCGGCTTCCTCACCTGCATCAGCATCCACCGCTACCTGGGCATCGTGCACCCGCTGAAGGCGCGGGGCAGGTGCCAGGGCGCAGCCTCCTCCGTGTGGCTCAGCGTCGCGGTCTGGGTGTGGGTCATCGCGCAGATAGCTCCTGATCTTGCCTTCAGCAAGGCAGACGGCAACAGGACGCAGTGCCACGACACGACGGGACAGGAGCACCTGGACGTTTACTTGCCCTACACCTTTGCCGTCACCGTGACTGGGTTTGTCATCCCGTTCCTCATCATCATCGGGTGCTACTGCCACGTAGTGTTCGTGCTCTGCAGGAATGACAGCGTGGACCCCAGCCTCAGGAGGAGAAGCATCGGACTGGTGATTCTCGTCATGGTTCTCTTTTCCATCTGCTTCCTCCCCTACCACATCTTCAGAAACCTCAACTTGTTTTTTCGCTGGCGGCCACAAGGGTCCTGCACACAGGCTTCAAGGGACGTCTACGTTTCCTACCAGGTGACTCGGGGCCTGGCCAGCCTCAACAGTGCCCTCAACCCCCTGCTCTATGTGATTACCAGCAAAGACTGGAGGTCACGAGTGAGGACCATCCGCCAAAGAGCCAGACAGTGTCTGAGGCCACCCTTCCGGAGCAAAACCTCTTGCCAGGCAGCTGAGAAGAAGAGGAACGACATTCTTTGTAAGGGAGAGGCTTCTAACGAGCTCTGA